A region from the Cryptococcus gattii WM276 chromosome H, complete sequence genome encodes:
- a CDS encoding uncharacterized protein (Similar to SGTC gene model, INSD accession EAL19380) codes for MLALTYTGSLFFALSATGEWDTEDSDTKTDKLPDVWAKGQVCSASECIEGYSTSPLLASDPSSLTYLVPGTYSSTSYSPTSPLNASIFATSSSLIISTPDSPVGFTSHSYSGSENVWTGNDWSMGSWKSIYLPNGWYAVLGQGKVLWGAIPEKNLLPMSVSWMGISYVGIFRPAHLMEHALPPILLQHVNVTKVGRARSVILVPPDITALHALVRLQRLRENWPDGRSVGPSNCTIWDEGYIGTGRCLGTATSASEVCGCDHGTCASSTECTCAAGWTTNSTVSSSLCNTCAQGFFQDVHHNCLACPLGCETCELQANTNSTAACTSCSSALTLSTTNPTICVSSNGTCSSRSYYNSSTSSCESCSPACSTCTGPGTSECLSCAPPRVNLQGSCVGYDSTTGKCDSSLSGLEGVFVVNNQKSECDSCPAGCLSCYIPSFSNAASYESLICQACQEGYLLEDGQCVKRCSDGWFLPEGSATTNGTCQQCHSSCSTCISTSTTCLSCSSFSMSAHSGSCIPSSSCPSSTVSLNGTCVTCPLDCATCSFASTCATCHSDRPILKDGRCVAYCAKDTYYDINTGTCQVCDWTCKSCVGEGSAMCSSCSDGYMLKNGVCVDALCGDGGFANGFGMCLSSFVHKSQKRYLGFLALIGVAMIVGIVFWLHVWRERRKTRQATKEFGERLDKRNVNDRLAALRLEKVFGFNRVSLGRGGDRSTRTTREDGDKKNKLREFLFSSKRRSGDEEMEMKKSNFAPDKERHLYDGWRTSNLGRDSWIAPPPYIASQSIPTPVDVKRSFNRRDSLDSIPTPCRQTFALPSSTYSLTTAGPATPSCKQQNFYLGSTIIHSMSTTSPLPHSCSLMPPRRGTGSCESGNSFSGGSLSRPITGLTHMTNIMAKKERDVRRYSEQHDGQMDVERRLIDLWPGLKERDREREGFI; via the exons ATGTTAGCACTAACCTATACCGGCTCATTATTCTTCGCTCTTTCAGCTACAGGTGAGTGGGACACCGAAGACTCGGACACTAAGACTGATAAACTACCAGATGTCTGGGCAAAAGGTCAAGTGTGTTCCGCTTCTGAGTGTATCGAGGGCTATTCCACATCACCCT TACTCGCCTCAGACCCGTCTTCCTTAACTTACCTTGTTCCTGGCACCTACTCTTCGACATCCTATTCACCAACATCGCCTCTCAATGCCTCGATTTTCGCCACTTCATCATCGCTTATCATCTCTACACCTGATAGCCCTGTTGGATTTACTTCACACTCATACTCGGGATCAGAAAATGTATGGACAGGTAATGACTGGAGCATGGGCAGTTGGAAGAGCATCTATCTACCAAATGGATGGTATGCTGTATTAGGACAAGGCAAGGTTCTTTGGGGAGCTATACCGGAGAAAAATCTATTGCCCATGAGTGTTTCTTGGATGGGTATCAGCTATGTGGGCATCT TCCGGCCTGCTCATCTCATGGAACATGCATTGCCACCAATACTTCTGCAACATGTAAATGTGACGAAGGTTGGTCGGGCTCGATCTGTGATTCTTGTGCCGCCGGATATTACGGCACTTCATGCATTGGTAAGACTTCAGAGATTGCGCGAGAATTGGCCTGATGGACGATCAGTCGGCCCTTCCAACTGCACCATCTGGGATGAAGGCTACATTGGCACCGGTAGATGTCTTGGTACTGCTACTTCTGCTTCAGAAG TCTGTGGATGTGATCATGGAACATGTGCCTCCTCCACAGAGTGTACTTGTGCCGCTGGATGGACGACCAACTCTACCGTATCCTCGTCCCTGTGCAACACTTGCGCTCAAGGATTCTTTCAAGATGTCCACCATAATTGTCTCG CTTGTCCTTTAGGATGCGAGACATGCGAGCTGCAAGCAAACACCAACTCTACTGCCGCCTGCACGTCTTGCTCTTCAGCGCTTACATTATCAACAACCAATCCTACCATTTGTGTGTCATCAAATGGAACATGTTCCTCAAGATCATACTACAATTCCAGTACATCTTCCTGTGAAAG CTGCTCTCCAGCTTGCTCTACTTGTACAGGCCCTGGCACATCGGAGTGTCTTTCTTGTGCTCCCCCCCGTGTAAATCTCCAAGGTTCTTGTGTAGGCTACGACTCAACAACGGGAAAATGCGACTCTAGTTTATCAGGGTTGGAGGGCGTATTCGTAGTCAACAACCAAAAGTCTGAATGTGACT CTTGTCCCGCAGGGTGTTTAAGCTGCTATATCCCGAGTTTCTCAAATGCTGCAAGCTATGAATCTCTCATCTGCCAAGCGTGTCAAGAAGGGTATTTGCTCGAGGATGGGCAATGTGTGAAGCGGTGCAGTGATGGGTGGTTTTTACCAGAAGGATCTGCCACGACCAACGGAACATGTCAGC AGTGCCACTCCTCATGTTCTACCTGTATAAGCACTTCAACCACCTGCCTATCTTGCAGTTCTTTTTCCATGTCTGCACACTCTGGCTCTTGCattccttcctcctcctgtCCCAGTTCTACTGTGTCTCTCAACGGCACTTGTGTTACCTGCCCACTCGATTGCGCGACATGCTCATTTGCATCCACCTGCGCTACTTGTCATTCCGACCGACCCATCCTCAAAGACGGTCGTTGTGTAGCTTATTGCGCAAAGGATACGTATTATGACATTAATACTGGCACTTGTCAGGTGTGTGATTGGACTTGTAAGAGCTGTGTGGGGGAGGGTAGCGCGATGTGTAGTTCATGCTCGGATGGGTACATGCTCAAAAACGGAGTATGCGTGGACGCGCTTtgtggagatggaggtTTTGCCAACGGGTTCGGCATGTGCCTTTCCTCTTTTGTGCATAAATCTCAGAAGAGATACTTGGGTTTTCTCGCTTTGATCGGTGTGGCGATGATAGTTGGGATTGTTTTCTGGTTGCATGTCTGGcgagagagaaggaagacCCGGCAGGCCACAAAAGAATTTGGTGAAAGGTTGGACAAGCGGAATGTCAATGACCGCCTGGCAGCACTTCGGTTAGAGAAAGTATTCGGTTTCAACCGAGTTAGTTTAGGCCGGGGAGGCGATCGCTCTACGCGGACAACACGAGAGGACGGGGACAAGAAGAATAAGCTACGCGAATTTCTTTTCTCCAGCAAACGACGATCaggtgatgaagaaatGGAAATGAAAAAGAGCAATTTTGCGCCTGACAAGGAGAGACATCTCTATGATGGCTGGAGAACATCTAACCTTGGAAGAGATAGCTGGAttgctcctcctccttaCATAGCCTCTCAAAGTATACCAACTCCTGTTGACGTCAAGCGCTCGTTCAACAGACGAGACTCTCTCGATTCCATCCCTACTCCCTGCCGTCAGACTTttgctcttccttcttctaCATATTCCCTTACAACAGCAGGACCTGCAACGCCTTCTTGTAAACAACAAAATTTTTACCTCGGTTCTACAATCATCCATTCCATGTCAACGACTTCCCCCTTACCGCACTCGTGCTCCCTTATGCCTCCAAGACGGGGGACGGGCAGTTGTGAGTCGGGAAATAGTTTTTCGGGTGGGTCGTTATCAAGGCCGATTACTGGCCTGACGCACATGACGAACATCAtggcgaagaaggagagggatGTGAGAAGATATAGTGAGCAACATGATGGGCAGATGGATGTTGAGAGACGATTGATAGACCTGTGGCCAGGTTTGAAGGAACGTGACagggagagagaggggTTTATATAA
- a CDS encoding Hypothetical Protein (Similar to TIGR gene model, INSD accession AAW45440.1) codes for MGLQRTPPQRVQRLSPNPAVATDEALQSGASPFQPRNPAVMRSPPADSQLQSQYQLAPSPILQPQTPAKQPETEPEALQDPAEEVPAEEEMEQAQEDEPATHKSLIVDDRPIRPAPAILIEPEVSMEVDEPETAPAPEPEAGSSATFQEEPEQTEDVEMEELGPRPELEPESEPVQPSEPTKPPKPSTPPPSEALPFAPAQKSSPLPPAPVTPAPKTPRSRTRRQTNQLPAPPTPIQVGDVPQAVSQYGKRYQVTYDALERAVKAGTQRWTADNLKDCFPHLAAQMPKAMENAWMSTSHTMRAKIMNNAQELLKHYKAGPALQIIDEVAREAREHAKLHGGNGNVYTRPDAWRPNLAPHALVAATNLLALDETYERLRDEYLGLHKDCQERYTSILSKQAQLKQLEESVGDGVVELDKTLKALDGLPVEDMMIWTEAAETKMETRAPGYGG; via the exons ATGGGTCTTCAACGGACACCTCCCCAGAGAGTACAACGCCTCTCTCCCAACCCTGCAGTCGCAACAGATGAGGCCTTGCAAAGCGGCGCATCTCCGTTTCAGCCACGAAACCCGGCAGTCATGCGCTCTCCTCCGGCAGATTCACAACTGCAGTCTCAATACCAGCTCGCTCCATCGCCAATACTTCAGCCCCAAACACCAGCTAAGCAGCCAGAAACAGAACCTGAAGCACTCCAAGATCCCGCTGAAGAAGTGCCCgcggaagaggagatggaacAGGCGCAAGAGGACGAGCCAGCTACACACAAAAGTCTGATTGTAGACGACCGGCCGATCAGGCCCGCGCCTGCTATATTGATTGAGCCAGAGGTGTCTATGGAAGTGGATGAACCGGAAACCGCTCCTGCTCCGGAACCAGAAGCAGGATCTTCCGCGACTTTTCAAGAAGAGCCTGAGCAGACTGAGGAtgtggagatggaagagcTCGGACCTAGGCCTGAACTCGAACCTGAATCCGAACCGGTCCAGCCGTCAGAGCCCACCAAACCTCCCAAACCATCTACGCCTCCGCCCTCCGAAGCCCTCCCTTTTGCTCCTGCCCAAAAATCTTCCCCACTACCTCCCGCACCAGTCACCCCTGCCCCCAAAACACCTCGCTCTCGCACACGCCGACAAACAAACCAATTGCCAGCACCTCCGACACCTATACAGGTCGGCGATGTGCCCCAAGCGGTCTCACAGTATGGGAAGAGGTATCAGGTGACGTATGATGCGTTGGAAAGAGCTGTTAAAGCCGGTACACAACGATGGAC TGCGGACAACCTGAAAGATTGTTTCCCTCACTTGGCCGCGCAGATGCCCAAGGCAATGGAGAATGCCTGGATGTCCACTAGCCACACTATGCGTGCCAAAATAATG AACAATGCCCAAGAGCTCTTAAAACACTACAAAGCCGGTCCTGCGCTACAGATCATTGATGAAGTTGCTAGAGAAGCAAGAGAGCATGCAAAGCTTCATGGTGGAAACGGGAACGTATACACAAGACCCGATGCATGGCG TCCAAATCTGGCACCACATGCTCTTGTAGCAGCAACAAACTTACTGGCGTTGGATGAGACGTATGAGAGGTTGAGGGACGAGTATCTCGGA CTGCATAAAGACTGTCAGGAACGTTATACCTCCATATTATCCAAACAAGCACAGTTGAAACAGCTGGAAGAGAGTGTCGGCGATGGTGTTGTGGAGCTTGACAAA ACACTAAAGGCTCTGGATGGATTACCGGTAGAGGATATGATGATTTGGACAGAGGCCGCGGAGACGAAGATGGAGACGAGAGCACCGGGGTACGGTGGATGA
- a CDS encoding uncharacterized protein (Similar to TIGR gene model, INSD accession AAW45444.1) produces MYDMVHSRDVRVSPKNGPSSYTRPSPSPHSFPNLSTAELHEQLDTDLDDIDGWSEESEDIEIYKCTRPLRVKKKKINFTTGRVITNRRHRRSTISGPRSPRSFTSASPKSPTLKRSCAAGPVSAHAHISQLFFALPATSPSPTMPDQYTSASSLAAKRSSGSSSLHLGLGRFASYDPICPGPSPPVSPAPSPITRTFSNVHEHNAHYSSSACTYERKRLPTIPGSPLTPSRAPRKAAELLGAIPPATISKGGARKHAASALKPGKHFRPLPNAAVTEIERFFGDVPRKPSKTPPGLKSKSNSGSSFKPKSKPSSHPFAAKPSSPPPSSRSGEDVYRKIDRETLGQGETVKHRALDGSMCLDVEEEQEFAWLMSDALTAVPPAPLPSVAAVEAKAKATRKAEAQAVEEMVRIMEKREGRQRVKQLDEMDVLCGSDGESEKWGMEAFTSILSIPKPKFVSTSTKSKSKFSRKKPSKTDISFLEVETPKHRDFDIATLQPWNRHIRSYSNPTPDSPKYEISDPIPLFEDMPSDFTVSRDISTTKRADSRSNSSSSKNGRRQSPSPPRVKYRPPPITVPQSVVNNRLPVLTATSPRDLVSFSPPSSRSQIQVEPIAAPAGMVSGTLRTTPFVRPRVAPAAPGPGHGLRITGSSPPPPLPLSLPILMPPVPPIPSLPTILAADVSKSSNNGELRSPAIIVSTSITGPGKSKDARESRKGAKEEKALISFFEPVTPIEPALPAGMKSKAWLKRVVKPLMS; encoded by the exons ATGTACGATATGGTTCATAGCCGTGACGTCCGTGTTTCTCCGAAGAATGGCCCCTCTTCATATACTCGCCCATCCCCTTCACCACATTCATTCCCGAACCTATCGACTGCAGAACTGCACGAGCAACTAGATACTGACCTTGACGATATTGACGGTTGGAGTGAAGAGTCTGAAGATATCGAGATTTACAAGTGTACCAGGCCGCTgagggtgaagaagaagaagatcaacTTTACCACCGGCAGGGTCATCACGA ACCGCAGACACAGACGCTCAACCATCTCCGGGCCTCGCTCCCCTCGTTCATTCACGTCTGCCTCTCCCAAATCACCTACTCTCAAGCGTTCTTGCGCCGCTGGACCGGTTTCTGCACACGCACACATTTCCCAACTCTTTTTTGCTCTCCCTGCCACATCACCTTCACCTACTATGCCAGATCAATACacttctgcttcttctttggcaGCCAAGCGCTCTTCGGGGTCATCATCCCTCCATCTCGGTCTTGGTAGGTTTGCGAGCTACGACCCTATCTGTCCGGGTCCCTCCCCCCCTGTTTCCCCTGCACCGTCACCTATCACGCGCACCTTTTCAAATGTGCACGAGCACAACGCCCATTATTCATCATCAGCATGCACATACGAGCGAAAACGCCTCCCTACGATTCCTGGGTCCCCGCTCACACCTTCTCGTGCACCTCGCAAAGCCGCTGAACTCCTGGGTGCTATTCCACCAGCCACCATCTCAAAAGGTGGCGCAAGGAAACATGCCGCTTCTGCGCTCAAGCCTGGGAAACATTTCCGGCCCTTGCCGAACGCAGCTGTAACAGAGATTGAGCGATTCTTCGGTGACGTCCCCCGAAAACCATCCAAAACCCCTCCCGGTCTCAAATCCAAATCCAACTCCGGCTCCAGTTTTAAACCCAAATCCAAACcctcttctcatcctttCGCGGCGaaaccttcttctccccctccttCATCAAGGTCGGGAGAAGATGTTTACCGAAAAATAGATCGGGAGACACTCGGACAGGGCGAGACTGTAAAACATCGCGCCCTAGACGGATCGATGTGCTTGGACGTagaggaagaacaagaGTTTGCATGGTTAATGAGTGATGCCCTCACTGCGGTCCCTCCCGCTCCTTTACCGTCTGTTGCAGCAGTCGAGGCAAAGGCAAAGGCAACGAGAAAGGCGGAGGCGCAGGCGGTTGAGGAGATGGTGAGAATtatggagaagagagaaggaaggcAAAGGGTCAAGCAGTTGGATGAGATGGATGTTCTTTGCGGGAGCGATGGGGAGAGTGAAAAGTGGGGTATGGAAGCGTTTACCTCTATCCTCTCTATCCCCAAGCCTAAATTTGTCTCTACTTCTACAAAATCCAAATCCAAATTCTCTAGGAAAAAACCCTCCAAGACCGACATCTCTTTCCTCGAGGTGGAGACTCCCAAACACCGAGACTTCGATATCGCAACCCTTCAACCGTGGAATCGACATATTAGATCCTACTCTAACCCTACACCAGATAGTCCCAAATACGAAATCTCCGACCCTATCCCCCTTTTTGAGGATATGCCATCGGATTTCACCGTTTCGAGGGATATATCGACTACTAAGCGAGCAGACTCGAGGTCGAATAGCTCAAGCTCgaagaatggaagaagacaaTCACCTTCCCCACCTCGAGTGAAATACCGTCCTCCACCCATCACCGTCCCTCAATCGGTAGTCAACAACCGTCTTCCAGTGCTCACTGCTACCTCTCCTCGTGACCTCgtttccttctctcctccgTCTTCAAGATCACAGATACAGGTAGAGCCAATTGCAGCACCCGCCGGTATGGTGTCGGGAACACTGCGGACTACACCATTTGTCAGACCTCGAGTGGCCCCTGCAGCTCCTGGCCCGGGACATGGACTGAGGATTACCGGttcttcccctcctccaccctTACCGCTCAGCCTCCCTATTCTTATGCCGCCTGTGCCACCCattccttctcttccgACAATCTTGGCCGCCGATGTTTCCAAGTCTTCCAATAATGGCGAGTTGAGATCTCCTGCTATTATCGTTAGCACTAGCATTACAGGGCCAGGCAAGTCGAAGGATGCGAGGGAATCAAGGAAGGGGGcaaaggaggagaaggcCTTGATTAGCTTTTTCGAGCCTGTTACGCCTATTGAACCGGCATTGCCTGCGGGTATGAAAAGCAAAGCGTGGTTGAAGAGAGTTGTAAAGCCTTTGATGTCGTGA
- a CDS encoding uncharacterized protein (Similar to TIGR gene model, INSD accession AAW45647.1), with product MSLFFANSDTPQPDPISGAAYLSKLHKFLKSNAHRLAPSAPRNTSRNFTPSIWQQGYTVLTLGLDPNSAPVRNTKGPMGLGFGMPGTKRTPPPKPLLLRLPPDRLLYLLLRWQALPQSLPHVGRTDTPIEEGVVIAARGAEGEGRGKEGDVRSVRSWVGSIRSVSGTLVGGGQNGGWWGSKKTVNEDELLLSLYSMFTLIPALLIHPPNISEPPIAELIEAGGYTQLGGIDVRVPLDVLRNLQILELEHYDPRALLIPPNPGMRSLTVRDVSDGDDWIYELLSIPSNNGKELRPRFPNLHHLSLLSTSLLTFPTLPLESLTHLDLSYNLLDAIPSTLSSLTNLKSLNLSHNLITSLRSAPASIGQVSAINLSHNRIDCIVGLDRVMGLSRVDLRSNAIFDVGEIGRLALLPEIREIWCASNPFDAPTAYPSEPTESWRVELGRTFREEGKDIILDGTAWTWSEERKIETGLISRGIRMNGRGGRGHGREWSQPHHGTQTREGVSPERPVIAHRRSGTHNHTSARSSSPTLPSSQSSSPRARSPHVLPSSSIPHGPSQLRGTSNVSHAASGKSGKGRKKGKRRVINLEGNGNEGNSEVENVKERERSLGDLLEKGLEDDRAQNGGEFQGNNGTTHENGREQSSAPATSTEVKGVTKKKKNKKRSKEPSIAGA from the exons ATgtctctcttcttcgcgAACTCAGATACCCCCCAGCCTGACCCCATCTCGGGCGCAGCTTACTTGTCCAAGCTCCACAAATTCCTCAAATCAAATGCTCATCGACTGGCACCCTCGGCACCTCGGAACACATCAAGAAACTTCACTCCATCAATATGGCAACAGGGCTATACCGTTTTGACTCTCGGGCTCGACCCAAATTCGGCTCCTGTTAGAAATACTAAAGGCCCAATGGGTTTGGGCTTTGGGATGCCTGGCACGAAGAGGACACCGCCACCCAAACCATTACTCTTGCGATTACCTCCTGATCGGCTACTGTACCTTTTGTTACGATGGCAGGCTCTTCCTCAGTCCCTACCCCATGTTGGAAGGACAGATACACCGATAGAAGAAGGAGTTGTGATAGCCGCAAGGGGTGCTGAGGGTGAAGGCAGAGGtaaagaaggagatgtGAGAAGCGTTAGAAGCTGGGTGGGGAGTATTAGGAGCGTTAGTGGGACTTTGGTCGGTGGTGGACAAAATGGAGGATGGTGGGGAAGTAAGAAGACTGTGAACGAAG ACGAGCTGTTGCTGTCGCTCTACTCAATGTTCACTCTCATTCCGGCCTTGCTCATTCACCCACCCAACATATCTGAGCCCCCCATAGCAGAGCTCATTGAGGCAGGTGGATACACACAATTAGGTGGTATTGATGTTCGGGTTCCCTTGGATGTTTTGAGAAATCTCCAAAT CTTGGAGTTGGAACATTACGATCCCAGAGCATTGCTCATACCGCCCAATCCTGGGATGCGCAGTCTCACCGTACGAGACGTTTCCGATGGTGATGACTGGATCTATGAGCTTCTCAGTATCCCTTCAAATAACGGTAAAGAACTCCGGCCACGTTTCCCTAATTTACATCATCTGTCTCTCTTATCAACCTCCTTGCTCACCTTCCCAACCCTCCCACTTGAGTCCCTGACCCATCTCGATCTGTCTTATAATCTCCTCGACGCTATCCCTTCGACCTTATCTTCCCTTACCAACCTCAAATCATTGAACCTCTCACATAACCTTATCACCTCTCTTCGCAGTGCTCCGGCGTCAATAGGTCAGGTTAGCgctatcaatctgtcaCATAACCGAATCGATTGCATTGTTGGGCTTGATCGAGTGATGGGTCTATCCAGAGTTGACTTGAGATCAAACGCAATCTTCGATGTTGGCGAGATTGGCCGTCTCGCACTCCTTCCCGAAATCCGCGAGATTTGGTGCGCATCCAATCCCTTCGACGCACCAACTGCATATCCCTCAGAACCTACTGAGAGCTGGCGAGTTGAACTCGGAAGGACTTtcagagaagaagggaaggatATAATTCTGGATGGCACTGCATGGACATGGAGTGAAGAGCGGAAGATTGAAACGGGGTTGATCAGCCGCGGTATAAGGATGAACGGACGTGGAGGCAGAGGGCATGGGAGAGAATGGTCCCAACCCCATCATGGTACACAGACACGCGAAGGTGTTTCGCCTGAACGGCCTGTCATTGCCCATCGCCGATCAGGCACTCACAACCATACCAGCGCCCGCTCATCCTCCCCTactctcccttcttcccaaTCTTCATCCCCTCGCGCTCGTTCGCCCCATGTATTGCCGTCGTCTTCCATCCCACATGGGCCCTCGCAATTGCGAGGAACGTCGAATGTCTCACATGCGGCCAGTGGGAAATCTGGTaaagggaggaagaagggtaaAAGAAGGGTTATCAACCTTGAGGGAAATGGGAACGAGGGTAATAGTGAAGTAGAGAATGTCaaagagagggagaggagtCTGGGTGACTTGCTAGAAAAGGGCCTTGAGGATGACAGGGCGCAGAATGGGGGAGAGTTTCAAGGCAATAATGGGACCACGCATGAGAATGGAAGAGAACAGTCGTCAGCCCCGGCTACCAGCACAGAAGTTAAGGGGgtgacgaagaagaagaagaataaGAAAAGATCGAAAGAGCCTTCAATCGCTGGGGCGTAA